A single Balneola sp. DNA region contains:
- a CDS encoding ketoacyl-ACP synthase III has protein sequence MEVRRAKISSVGHFLPEDRLTNFDLEKLVDTNDEWIRTRTGITERRILKDPDKATSYMGEKAAKEALELAGVSPEEVDIVIVATVTPDYMFPATACLVQEKIGAKNAFAFDISAACSGFLYALTTGASFIESGNAEKVLVIGADKMSSILDWSDRTTCILFGDGAGAVLLEASDDETGIIDNIHYTEGDTNCALYQPAGGSLLPASHETVDQRMHAIRQDGRAVFKKATMGMADVSLEIMEKNNLTAEDVAWLVPHQANLRIIDATANRMGVSSDKVMINIGRYGNTTAATIPLCLYDWKDSLNKGDNLVLAAFGGGFTWGATYVKWSI, from the coding sequence ATGGAAGTAAGAAGAGCTAAAATTTCTTCGGTAGGACATTTTCTGCCAGAAGATCGTTTGACTAATTTCGATCTTGAAAAATTAGTTGATACAAACGATGAATGGATTAGAACGAGAACTGGAATTACAGAGCGCAGAATCCTTAAGGATCCAGATAAGGCAACTTCATATATGGGAGAAAAAGCCGCTAAGGAAGCTCTCGAACTTGCTGGTGTATCTCCTGAGGAAGTGGATATTGTGATTGTTGCTACCGTTACTCCGGATTATATGTTTCCTGCCACAGCTTGTTTGGTACAAGAAAAAATTGGAGCAAAAAATGCCTTCGCTTTTGATATTTCAGCAGCGTGTTCTGGGTTTTTATACGCTCTTACAACAGGTGCTTCTTTTATTGAAAGTGGAAATGCAGAAAAAGTGTTAGTAATTGGGGCAGATAAGATGTCTTCAATTCTTGACTGGAGTGATCGAACCACCTGTATTCTTTTTGGTGATGGAGCCGGAGCTGTACTTTTAGAAGCTTCTGATGATGAAACAGGAATCATAGACAATATCCATTACACTGAGGGCGATACCAATTGTGCATTGTATCAACCGGCTGGGGGAAGTTTACTTCCTGCATCACATGAAACCGTTGACCAGAGAATGCATGCCATTAGGCAAGATGGTCGTGCAGTTTTCAAAAAAGCTACCATGGGAATGGCGGATGTGTCTCTTGAGATAATGGAGAAGAACAATTTGACCGCTGAAGATGTGGCATGGTTAGTACCTCATCAGGCTAATTTGAGAATCATTGATGCTACCGCTAATAGAATGGGAGTTTCTTCTGATAAGGTTATGATTAATATAGGTCGGTATGGAAATACCACCGCCGCGACCATTCCTTTATGTTTATATGACTGGAAAGATTCTCTGAATAAAGGGGATAATCTCGTATTAGCTGCTTTTGGTGGAGGCTTCACCTGGGGCGCTACTTATGTAAAATGGAGTATCTAA
- a CDS encoding acyl carrier protein — MSQDVESKVTAIIVDKLGVDESEVTSDANFTNDLGADSLDTVELIMEFEKEFDLSIPDEDAENIATVGDAVSYLSGKLS, encoded by the coding sequence ATGTCACAAGATGTCGAATCAAAAGTAACTGCCATTATCGTTGATAAATTAGGCGTTGATGAATCTGAGGTTACTTCAGATGCAAATTTCACTAACGATCTTGGCGCAGACTCTTTAGATACTGTAGAACTTATTATGGAATTCGAAAAAGAGTTTGATTTAAGCATCCCTGATGAAGACGCAGAAAACATCGCTACTGTGGGTGATGCTGTAAGTTATCTTTCAGGTAAACTATCTTAA
- the plsX gene encoding phosphate acyltransferase PlsX: MVIAIDAAGGDFFPKHPVEGALSAIKEIDSLSIILVGPKDQVEAELALHDYDSSRVFVQDAPEIIGMEESPASAVKNKRNSSIAIGLGLHKAGKCDGFVSAGNTGALLAASTFILGKLVGVSRPTIASYYPTLKGFRLLVDAGANLEIRPEMAFQFAKMGQIFCEQILKIDNPKVGLLNVGEEDEKGTEALKEINKHLQSLDGFIGNVEGRDIFPGKADVYLSDGLVGNILLKFGESIPETIMVLVKSAVQQLNMEAEHVMGAQKILKTALAPFNYETVGGIPFLGVNGVSLVGHGGSSPLAIKNMIKSAISCIENDVNGKIVASLN; encoded by the coding sequence ATGGTTATCGCAATAGATGCAGCAGGTGGTGATTTTTTTCCAAAACACCCTGTTGAGGGAGCCCTTTCTGCTATAAAAGAAATCGATTCCCTGTCTATTATCTTAGTTGGCCCTAAGGATCAGGTAGAAGCTGAATTGGCTTTGCATGATTACGATTCTTCCAGAGTTTTTGTCCAGGATGCTCCTGAGATCATTGGGATGGAAGAATCACCAGCAAGTGCTGTTAAGAACAAGAGAAACTCATCTATTGCAATAGGCCTTGGCCTTCATAAAGCTGGTAAATGTGATGGTTTTGTAAGTGCTGGTAATACAGGTGCTTTATTAGCTGCTTCTACATTTATTTTAGGAAAGCTGGTAGGCGTATCAAGACCAACTATTGCGTCTTACTACCCAACCTTAAAAGGCTTTAGATTATTGGTTGATGCCGGGGCTAACCTTGAAATTCGCCCTGAGATGGCTTTTCAATTTGCAAAAATGGGTCAGATTTTTTGTGAACAGATTTTAAAAATTGATAATCCGAAGGTTGGCCTTTTAAATGTTGGTGAGGAAGATGAAAAAGGTACAGAAGCCCTCAAAGAAATCAACAAACATCTTCAGTCGCTCGATGGGTTTATTGGAAATGTTGAAGGAAGGGACATTTTTCCAGGAAAGGCAGATGTATATCTATCTGATGGATTAGTAGGGAATATTCTACTAAAATTTGGTGAATCAATCCCTGAAACCATTATGGTGTTGGTTAAATCGGCTGTTCAGCAATTAAATATGGAAGCTGAGCATGTAATGGGTGCACAAAAGATTTTAAAAACAGCGTTGGCACCTTTCAACTACGAAACGGTTGGTGGGATTCCATTTTTGGGAGTTAACGGAGTAAGCCTTGTTGGGCACGGTGGAAGCTCTCCTCTAGCAATAAAAAACATGATTAAAAGTGCCATTAGCTGCATCGAAAATGATGTGAATGGCAAAATTGTCGCATCTCTAAATTGA
- the fabF gene encoding beta-ketoacyl-[acyl-carrier-protein] synthase II — MSERRVVITGIGALTPIGESAPAFWNGMLSGKSGARPVEHFDTTDFPTKFAAQLEGYNPKDHFEHKDARRLDLVAQYAIVATREAVEDSGIDLEKINKDRVAVIVGTGIGGMKTFYDQSIAFHERGPRGVSPFFIPMLIPDLVAGQISIRYGFRGPNFCAVSACATGSHNIGIAYDMIKYGQADMAVTGGTEAPVTRIGISGFNAMKAMSTRNDEPERASRPFDVDRDGFVLGEGAGIFLLEELESAKKRGARIYGELAGYGYSADAYHITAPDPDGGGVQIAMNNALNAAGINVEDVDHINMHGTSTPLGDIAETNSIKKVFGAHSKTINLNSTKSMTGHTLGAAGAIESVAALLAVYHGTVPPTINLDNQDPECDLNYTANEPVIRDIRYALNNAFGFGGHNSTLVFKKFEN; from the coding sequence ATGAGCGAACGTAGAGTCGTAATAACAGGCATTGGCGCTCTCACCCCAATTGGTGAGAGCGCTCCTGCTTTTTGGAATGGAATGCTATCGGGCAAAAGTGGAGCCCGACCAGTTGAACATTTCGATACCACCGATTTCCCAACCAAATTTGCAGCACAACTTGAAGGGTATAACCCTAAAGATCATTTTGAGCACAAAGATGCCAGACGTCTTGATCTGGTAGCTCAATATGCTATTGTTGCAACTCGGGAAGCTGTAGAGGACTCGGGCATTGATCTTGAAAAGATTAATAAAGACCGGGTGGCAGTTATTGTTGGAACCGGAATAGGTGGGATGAAGACTTTTTATGACCAATCCATTGCGTTTCATGAAAGAGGCCCAAGAGGAGTATCTCCCTTTTTCATTCCTATGTTAATCCCTGATCTGGTTGCAGGTCAAATCTCAATCCGGTATGGATTCCGTGGCCCAAATTTTTGTGCCGTTTCGGCGTGTGCTACAGGCTCTCATAATATCGGAATAGCCTACGATATGATTAAGTATGGTCAGGCAGATATGGCTGTAACTGGTGGAACAGAAGCTCCGGTTACAAGAATTGGAATCTCTGGCTTCAATGCCATGAAAGCAATGTCAACCAGAAACGATGAGCCGGAAAGAGCCTCAAGACCTTTCGATGTTGATCGAGATGGTTTTGTGCTAGGAGAAGGTGCTGGTATTTTCTTGTTGGAAGAGCTTGAATCTGCAAAAAAACGAGGTGCTCGCATCTACGGAGAACTCGCAGGTTATGGATACTCTGCCGATGCTTACCATATTACGGCTCCGGACCCGGATGGTGGAGGAGTTCAAATCGCCATGAATAATGCTCTTAATGCTGCAGGCATTAATGTTGAGGATGTAGATCACATCAACATGCATGGAACCTCAACACCACTTGGAGATATAGCAGAAACAAACTCGATTAAGAAAGTATTTGGTGCACATTCCAAAACAATCAATCTGAATTCCACTAAATCAATGACCGGCCATACCTTAGGTGCTGCAGGTGCCATTGAATCGGTAGCTGCTTTACTGGCAGTTTACCACGGAACCGTTCCTCCAACCATAAACCTGGACAACCAGGATCCTGAATGCGATTTAAATTACACTGCTAATGAGCCAGTAATAAGGGATATACGATATGCATTAAATAATGCATTCGGATTTGGGGGGCATAACTCAACACTAGTATTCAAGAAGTTCGAAAATTAA
- the fabD gene encoding [acyl-carrier-protein] S-malonyltransferase, translating to MSTAYLFPGQGSQFVGMGKEHFDSNPDFAALVKKANEVLGFDLSAIMFEGPEETLKQTEFTQPAIFLHSVALFKTLDATPDMVAGHSLGEFSALVACGAVQFEDALRIVRRRGELMQQAGSQNPGTMAAIIGMDDELVEEICQEASKATGKEVIAANYNCPGQLVISGYIESVEKAVEIAKEKGARMAMLLPVSGAFHSSLMQPALDGLREQLEQLQIEVPSCPIYSNYTAKPTSDPEEIRSNLLNQLLNPVRWTQTLTNMMENDATSFVEVGPGKVLQGLVKRTNRKAEISGHQ from the coding sequence ATGAGTACGGCGTATCTGTTCCCGGGACAAGGTTCTCAATTTGTTGGCATGGGGAAGGAACATTTTGATTCAAACCCTGATTTTGCTGCGTTAGTAAAAAAGGCAAATGAGGTTCTTGGCTTTGACCTCAGCGCGATTATGTTTGAAGGCCCTGAGGAGACACTTAAACAAACTGAATTTACACAACCAGCCATATTTCTTCATTCAGTAGCTCTTTTCAAGACACTTGATGCTACACCTGATATGGTTGCTGGTCATAGCCTCGGTGAATTCTCTGCATTAGTTGCTTGTGGAGCAGTTCAATTTGAGGATGCACTAAGAATTGTTCGCAGAAGAGGTGAACTCATGCAACAAGCCGGATCACAAAATCCGGGTACTATGGCGGCAATAATTGGGATGGATGATGAACTTGTTGAAGAAATATGCCAGGAAGCCAGCAAGGCTACTGGGAAAGAAGTAATCGCTGCTAATTACAATTGTCCAGGCCAACTCGTTATTTCCGGATATATAGAATCAGTTGAAAAAGCGGTTGAAATTGCTAAAGAAAAAGGTGCAAGGATGGCTATGTTACTTCCGGTTAGCGGCGCTTTCCATTCATCACTAATGCAACCTGCTTTAGATGGCTTGAGAGAGCAATTAGAACAGCTTCAAATAGAAGTGCCATCATGCCCGATTTATAGTAATTATACAGCCAAACCAACATCCGATCCTGAAGAAATAAGATCTAACTTGTTGAATCAGCTTTTGAATCCTGTAAGATGGACTCAAACCCTTACAAATATGATGGAGAATGATGCTACATCATTTGTAGAGGTTGGGCCAGGAAAAGTGTTACAGGGTCTGGTAAAACGAACAAACAGAAAAGCAGAAATTTCAGGACATCAATAA
- the pfkA gene encoding 6-phosphofructokinase, whose translation MSEIKTIAVLTSGGDSPGMNAAVRAVVRTAKAYDVNVYAVFHGYQGLIEGEFELVSSNFVSNIIQRGGTVLKSARSHDFRTVEGRQKAADQLKERNIDALVVIGGDGTFTGANILSKEHGINVVGIPGTIDNDIIGTDETIGYDTALNTALEAIDKIRDTADAHERMFLVEVMGRDTGFIALETAIACGAELVLLPEELTDIKEIKSQLQNMLKEQKRSSLIVVAEGDETGGALKLSEKIKDDFKQYDMKVCILGHIQRGGTPSAHDRVLASRLGASAVKVLLEGHSEVMVGIVNNALKITPMRVAVSKKKTLDYTLIELAKLLR comes from the coding sequence TTGTCTGAAATTAAGACCATTGCGGTACTTACAAGTGGTGGAGACTCTCCGGGGATGAATGCAGCTGTGAGAGCAGTTGTACGCACTGCGAAAGCTTATGATGTAAATGTCTATGCTGTTTTTCACGGCTACCAGGGACTCATAGAAGGAGAATTTGAACTTGTAAGTTCCAATTTTGTCTCAAACATTATTCAAAGAGGGGGGACTGTTCTTAAGTCAGCTCGATCCCATGATTTCCGTACTGTTGAAGGGCGACAAAAAGCAGCAGATCAACTCAAGGAAAGAAATATAGATGCTCTCGTAGTTATTGGAGGAGATGGTACTTTTACTGGCGCCAATATCCTAAGTAAAGAACACGGGATAAATGTTGTTGGTATTCCCGGGACAATTGATAATGATATCATTGGGACGGATGAGACTATTGGATACGATACTGCATTAAACACCGCTCTTGAAGCAATTGATAAGATCCGAGATACCGCCGATGCTCATGAGCGTATGTTTCTTGTTGAGGTCATGGGTAGAGACACCGGATTTATAGCGCTTGAAACAGCGATTGCATGTGGAGCCGAACTGGTGTTGTTACCGGAAGAGTTAACGGATATAAAAGAGATTAAATCTCAACTTCAAAATATGCTTAAAGAGCAAAAGAGAAGTAGTTTAATCGTGGTTGCTGAGGGAGACGAAACAGGGGGCGCATTAAAATTATCCGAAAAGATAAAGGACGACTTCAAGCAGTACGATATGAAGGTGTGTATTCTTGGACATATTCAAAGAGGGGGAACTCCTTCAGCGCATGACAGGGTACTGGCAAGCAGATTAGGTGCATCTGCAGTTAAAGTATTGCTCGAAGGGCACAGTGAGGTAATGGTTGGAATTGTAAATAATGCGCTTAAAATTACTCCGATGCGAGTAGCAGTGTCAAAGAAAAAGACCTTGGATTATACTCTCATTGAACTAGCAAAACTACTTAGATAA
- the fabG gene encoding 3-oxoacyl-[acyl-carrier-protein] reductase, with product MGLTLEGKSCLVTGGSRGIGKAIALKLANLGADVAITYARSADAANQVKAEIETLGRNSKAIQADAVDFGQAEAVINELVSDWGKIDVLVNNAGITKDNLILRMAEDQWDDVITTNLKSIFNYSKVVARPMMKNRGGSIINISSVVGITGNAGQSNYSASKAGIIGFTKSYAKELASRNIRANVVAPGYITTDMTDALDEKVLDSIKAATPLGRAGNPDEIADAVAFLASDMSSYITGETLRVDGGMAM from the coding sequence ATGGGATTAACACTAGAAGGAAAATCATGTTTAGTAACCGGTGGTAGCCGGGGAATTGGAAAAGCGATAGCGCTTAAATTGGCAAACCTTGGAGCTGATGTTGCTATTACTTATGCGAGATCTGCAGATGCAGCTAATCAGGTAAAAGCTGAAATAGAAACGCTAGGAAGAAATTCAAAAGCTATACAAGCCGATGCTGTTGATTTTGGTCAGGCTGAAGCAGTTATCAATGAACTTGTTTCCGATTGGGGCAAAATTGATGTTCTGGTTAATAATGCCGGAATCACCAAAGATAACCTGATTTTAAGAATGGCTGAAGATCAGTGGGATGATGTAATAACCACGAACCTGAAAAGTATTTTCAACTACTCAAAAGTGGTTGCCCGCCCAATGATGAAGAATAGAGGCGGTTCAATTATCAATATTAGTTCGGTCGTAGGTATAACCGGAAACGCAGGCCAAAGTAATTATTCAGCTTCCAAAGCAGGGATTATTGGCTTCACAAAATCCTACGCCAAAGAATTAGCCTCCAGAAATATACGTGCCAATGTAGTTGCACCAGGCTATATCACTACTGATATGACGGATGCACTAGATGAAAAAGTACTGGATAGTATTAAAGCTGCCACACCCCTTGGACGAGCAGGTAATCCGGATGAGATTGCAGATGCAGTTGCTTTCTTAGCTTCTGACATGAGTAGCTATATAACCGGAGAAACCCTTCGTGTAGATGGCGGTATGGCAATGTAA
- a CDS encoding 50S ribosomal protein L32 encodes MAHPKRKTSKARRDKRRSHHAIADVTLAKCSNCGTLHRYHHACPECGYYRGRQVISVAN; translated from the coding sequence ATGGCACACCCAAAACGAAAAACTTCAAAAGCAAGAAGAGACAAAAGAAGATCTCATCATGCAATTGCAGACGTTACTCTTGCAAAATGTTCTAATTGCGGAACACTACACCGATATCATCATGCTTGCCCGGAGTGCGGGTATTACCGAGGAAGACAAGTAATAAGTGTAGCCAACTAA
- a CDS encoding DUF177 domain-containing protein has translation MFKFKIFEIPEGKSERSIQLNAEDIDLGEVSLKSGTININFYRTTHFIQVQMALDVTVTLICDRSLDAYPHLVETEYQVIFKNERVEESIDERTAIRNIDHASKQINIEQDVLDTILVNVPTKKLHPRLLDEQGNPKEMLSQTFGESSDENDEDYVDPRWEALKALKK, from the coding sequence ATGTTTAAGTTTAAGATCTTTGAAATTCCTGAAGGTAAGAGTGAAAGAAGTATTCAGCTTAATGCTGAAGATATAGATCTGGGTGAAGTTTCACTCAAATCCGGAACTATTAATATCAACTTCTACAGGACTACTCACTTTATACAGGTGCAAATGGCACTTGATGTAACAGTGACGCTAATTTGTGACCGATCTCTTGATGCCTATCCGCACCTGGTAGAAACTGAGTACCAGGTTATTTTTAAGAATGAAAGGGTAGAAGAATCGATTGACGAGCGAACGGCGATAAGGAATATTGATCATGCATCTAAACAAATAAACATAGAACAAGACGTGTTAGACACAATTCTTGTGAATGTCCCTACAAAGAAATTACATCCCCGACTTTTGGATGAACAAGGAAATCCTAAAGAGATGCTTTCTCAAACGTTTGGTGAAAGCTCCGATGAAAATGATGAGGATTACGTTGATCCAAGATGGGAAGCATTAAAAGCATTAAAGAAATAA
- a CDS encoding class I SAM-dependent methyltransferase, with protein MVKGTQGYASVTREFVKATHNLSFTELHKDFIPYIPKKRSNILDLGAGIGRDAHELSEMGHSVIALEPLEEFRISGMNLYPSSNITWIDDSLPKLERLKKSSSKFDFILSSGVWHHLTPKEQELALSEVSILLNKNGVLALSLRNGPAGAGSHIFPTDGKKTIQMAGTLGLKCVLHLENQPSLLKHKKKVSWSRLALKK; from the coding sequence GTGGTAAAAGGAACACAAGGTTATGCTTCTGTAACCAGGGAATTTGTCAAAGCCACTCACAACCTTTCTTTTACAGAACTACACAAAGATTTCATTCCTTATATCCCAAAAAAAAGATCGAATATCTTGGATTTAGGAGCAGGAATAGGACGAGATGCCCATGAGCTTTCGGAGATGGGACATTCCGTTATTGCCTTGGAACCATTAGAAGAGTTTAGAATATCAGGAATGAACCTATACCCATCTTCAAATATTACTTGGATAGACGATTCGTTACCGAAATTGGAAAGACTGAAAAAGAGTTCTTCTAAGTTCGACTTTATCTTATCCTCAGGAGTATGGCATCATCTGACCCCTAAAGAACAGGAACTTGCACTTTCAGAAGTGAGTATACTGCTCAATAAAAATGGTGTCTTAGCTCTTTCTCTAAGAAATGGCCCTGCAGGCGCAGGTAGCCATATATTTCCTACTGATGGAAAAAAGACTATCCAAATGGCGGGTACTTTAGGATTAAAGTGTGTACTTCATCTTGAGAATCAACCAAGTCTCTTAAAGCATAAGAAAAAAGTTTCCTGGTCACGATTAGCTTTAAAAAAGTAA
- a CDS encoding polyprenyl synthetase family protein encodes MIDSVELQRINTETVSRKSLSEITAPVSSDLQEFREFFKKTIRSDVFLLDQIISYLLKQKGKEIRPTLVFMSANLFGGINTRSHIAATMIELLHTATLIHDDVVDDANSRRGFVSINKIWRNKAGVLLGDYLLSKGLLIALENEEHTLLKVQSKAVQKMSEGELRQLKTAGLFNMTEERYFQIISEKTASLISTCCECGAVSASDDPQMHKLMSDIGMCIGIAFQIRDDLFDYGVYDIGKPTRNDIQERKVTLPLIKALEHSSKKEASRIRALMKKRSKKSRDVDEIVNFVHEKGGMDYARSIMYDYANEAISGLEKIPYSSHIQDFVDLIHFIITRKK; translated from the coding sequence ATGATCGATAGTGTAGAACTACAAAGAATTAATACTGAGACGGTCTCCAGAAAATCTCTTTCAGAAATTACCGCTCCGGTTTCCTCTGATTTACAAGAGTTTAGAGAGTTCTTTAAAAAGACTATTCGGTCCGATGTTTTCCTGCTGGATCAGATCATCTCCTATTTACTTAAACAAAAAGGAAAAGAGATCCGACCTACACTTGTCTTCATGAGTGCCAATCTGTTCGGAGGAATTAATACCAGAAGTCATATTGCTGCAACCATGATTGAACTTCTGCACACTGCTACGTTGATACATGATGATGTAGTAGATGATGCCAACTCCAGAAGGGGGTTTGTAAGTATTAATAAGATTTGGAGGAACAAAGCCGGAGTACTACTTGGTGATTATCTCCTCTCAAAAGGTTTATTAATCGCACTAGAAAACGAAGAGCATACGTTGCTTAAAGTTCAGTCTAAAGCTGTTCAGAAAATGAGTGAAGGAGAGCTGAGACAGTTAAAAACTGCGGGGCTCTTCAATATGACTGAGGAACGATATTTTCAAATAATCTCCGAAAAAACGGCCAGTCTTATTTCAACTTGTTGTGAATGTGGTGCTGTATCGGCATCTGATGATCCTCAAATGCATAAACTAATGAGCGATATTGGAATGTGTATTGGGATCGCATTTCAAATTAGGGATGACCTGTTTGATTATGGGGTTTATGATATAGGAAAGCCCACCCGGAATGATATCCAGGAACGTAAAGTAACACTTCCCCTTATTAAGGCACTAGAACATAGCTCAAAAAAAGAGGCTTCACGTATTAGGGCTCTAATGAAGAAAAGATCAAAAAAATCCCGCGACGTTGATGAAATTGTGAATTTCGTTCATGAAAAAGGTGGAATGGATTATGCTCGCTCCATTATGTATGATTATGCAAATGAAGCAATTTCAGGTCTAGAAAAGATTCCATATTCCAGTCATATACAAGATTTCGTAGATCTCATTCACTTCATCATCACTAGAAAAAAATAG
- a CDS encoding glucose-6-phosphate isomerase → MITADIRIARSFLRDESYIKARTRADIGLEQLKTKTGPGSEWLGWRDILANPNDAELETISNLANQIRSNADIFIVCGIGGSYLGAKAVIDALSPHFENNGSEILYAGHHMGGKYLQELLAYLKAPKADGSAKSIYVNVISKSGSTLETALSFRAIREVLEELYEDTTHRIICTTSEKGGVLNPQIDARGYKKFIIPDDVGGRFSVLTPVGLLPIAVAGIDIKTLFYGAVSAYQKYEDDAEDILEYAALRNALHEDGKTIDVFACFEPELSSFGGWIQQLLGESEGKEGKGIFPAVAKYSTDLHSLGQFIQQGKRSVMETFIIVEKGFSSIEVTSLEGDDDKLNYLAGKSFHEINQSAREGTTEAHQEGNVPIVNITIQALNEQNLGELIYFFELLTGVFVYSLGVNPFNQPGVEDYKKAMYRLLGKES, encoded by the coding sequence ATGATTACAGCGGATATTAGAATTGCGCGCTCTTTTTTAAGAGATGAATCGTATATAAAAGCAAGAACGAGAGCAGATATAGGCCTTGAGCAATTAAAAACTAAAACCGGGCCTGGTTCTGAATGGCTCGGTTGGCGTGATATTCTTGCAAATCCAAATGACGCAGAACTCGAAACGATTTCAAATCTTGCGAACCAGATTCGATCAAACGCAGATATTTTTATTGTATGCGGAATTGGAGGTTCGTACCTGGGTGCTAAGGCCGTAATTGATGCACTATCTCCTCATTTCGAAAACAATGGCTCTGAGATTTTGTATGCAGGGCATCATATGGGCGGAAAATATCTTCAGGAACTACTTGCCTACCTCAAAGCTCCTAAAGCTGATGGTTCTGCAAAAAGCATTTATGTTAATGTTATTTCGAAATCAGGCTCTACCCTGGAAACCGCGTTATCGTTCAGGGCAATTCGTGAAGTATTAGAGGAGCTGTATGAGGATACCACACACCGTATTATTTGTACAACCAGTGAGAAAGGAGGAGTGTTAAATCCTCAGATCGACGCAAGAGGATACAAGAAATTCATTATCCCTGATGATGTAGGAGGAAGGTTTTCGGTACTTACACCGGTAGGTTTGCTTCCTATTGCTGTTGCTGGAATAGATATTAAAACTCTTTTTTACGGAGCAGTTTCAGCTTACCAAAAATATGAAGATGATGCTGAGGATATACTTGAGTATGCAGCACTAAGAAATGCACTTCATGAAGATGGAAAAACCATCGATGTTTTCGCATGTTTTGAACCCGAACTATCATCCTTTGGTGGCTGGATTCAACAGTTACTTGGCGAAAGTGAAGGGAAAGAAGGGAAAGGTATATTTCCGGCAGTTGCAAAATATTCAACCGATTTACATAGTCTTGGACAATTTATCCAGCAAGGGAAGAGAAGCGTGATGGAAACCTTCATTATTGTTGAAAAGGGATTTTCTTCAATAGAGGTTACCAGCCTCGAAGGTGATGATGATAAACTGAATTACCTTGCAGGAAAATCCTTTCATGAAATTAATCAAAGTGCCAGAGAAGGTACTACTGAGGCGCACCAGGAGGGGAACGTTCCAATTGTAAATATTACAATCCAAGCTCTCAATGAGCAGAATCTTGGGGAACTTATCTACTTTTTTGAGTTACTGACGGGCGTTTTTGTATATAGTCTTGGAGTTAATCCTTTTAATCAACCAGGGGTTGAAGATTACAAAAAAGCGATGTACCGTTTGCTTGGAAAAGAAAGTTAA
- a CDS encoding deoxynucleoside kinase, whose protein sequence is MGDKSKAKYIAVAGNIGAGKSSLTGLLAKHFNWEAFYESVEDNPYLADFYEDMLRWSFNLQIYFLSSRFRHQKEMLQEEISLIQDRTIYEDVEIFAKNLHEMNLMSDRDFENYEALFREMSHYLRPPDLLIYLRAQVPTLVRQIQQRGRDYENTIRIDYLERLNRLYEDWIDRYPFEKLIIDTDDLDFVNDPEDLGKIIALIEQRLYGLFN, encoded by the coding sequence TTGGGCGATAAAAGCAAAGCAAAATATATAGCAGTAGCAGGGAATATCGGGGCTGGTAAATCATCCCTTACTGGTTTACTTGCAAAGCACTTCAACTGGGAAGCATTCTATGAATCGGTAGAGGATAACCCATATCTGGCCGACTTCTATGAAGACATGTTACGATGGAGTTTCAACCTTCAGATCTATTTCTTATCAAGTAGATTTAGACATCAAAAAGAAATGCTTCAGGAAGAAATAAGTTTGATTCAGGACCGTACCATTTACGAAGACGTAGAAATTTTCGCAAAGAACCTTCATGAGATGAATCTTATGAGTGATCGTGACTTTGAGAACTACGAAGCTTTGTTCAGAGAAATGAGTCATTATCTGCGCCCACCCGATTTATTAATCTATTTAAGAGCTCAGGTTCCTACACTAGTCAGGCAAATTCAACAAAGAGGGAGAGACTATGAGAACACCATTCGGATTGATTATTTAGAAAGGTTAAACCGTCTCTATGAGGATTGGATTGACAGATATCCTTTTGAGAAGCTAATTATTGATACCGATGACCTCGATTTCGTAAATGATCCTGAGGATCTGGGAAAGATAATCGCACTAATAGAGCAGCGCCTTTACGGGCTTTTTAATTGA